The sequence below is a genomic window from Cicer arietinum cultivar CDC Frontier isolate Library 1 chromosome 6, Cicar.CDCFrontier_v2.0, whole genome shotgun sequence.
AAGGAGCATGGCCTGCAAATTTAACCCAACTCGATCaataattaatcattaatgAATTAGAGCAGtaatatatgtgattaataGTAATTATTATGTATATACCAAAACAAGGCCTTTGATGATTTGGTCGGTGTAGTACTCAGGTTGTGATTCTTGCATACTTAGGAGATGATCTATCATGGTATTTGTACGTTCCTTCTTGTTGCGTTGCTCTTGAAGAAGTCCACTCAAGAATGCGTCAGTTTTTTCACCGATATTCTTGACCTTCTTCTCCAAGTTTTCAAAATCAAGAAATCTAAGCAAAGGCAGGAAATCAGTTTTGTTGTTTGCACCGGACAATTGCAACAGTTCAGTAACCATATCCCTGAATTGACTTGCTTCTTGAAGATCACTCATGTCACAATCTTCTCCGTAGTATCTCTTTCCAGAGATCATTCGCATGATGTTGTTGAAGGTCATATCATAAAACCTAAAACTAAGTTCTACTTCAGCAAAGTTAGAGGATGAATCCTCAGCCAATTTCTTTATTAGCCTTTGAGTCTCATCCTTTCGGATTCCAGAGAAATTGTTGATGCGGTGGTTTGAAAGGACGTCGAGGGAAGTGATACGACGGAGGTTGCGCCAATGTTCACCATAGGATGCAGATCCTAAGGTAGTATAATTGTAGAAGATATATTTTCCTGAGATAAATTTTGGTCTATTTGCTAAGACAACGTCGTTTTTAGTGAAACATTGTTGGAATTCGGATAGAGAAGAAACAACAACCACAAGACGTGATCCAAACCAAAGAGAAATGACATCACCATATTTTTTAGTGAGTTCTTTGAAGGTGCGGTGGAGGGGGCGTTTGAGATGGTGGAGATTGCCAATTATGGGAAGAGAAGGTGGACCTGGTGGGAGGTTTTTGAATCTTCTTGATTGGAACAAAAGCCTAATGATGAAAAATATAGAAAGATAAAAGAGCGAGTAGCACAACAAGGAAAAGATCTCCATGGTTGTGAATATGAAATAATGGGTTTTGCTTTGGTACTGAAATGAGTGAGTCGCTCAATTTATGTTTGGTAAGAATTTATAGAGAGAGCATTTAGAGTATATTGAATGGTAATCTCAACGTGGGTATATTAAGTATGATAGACTGTGCGACAggaattcatttatttttttattctaaatgaATTTAACGTAGGATCATTAAATAAAGTCCACTaatcattataaatttattattattaataaattaataaaaaaatataacgattataattttattattattaaattatcaaagTATTTGACACAACACTGGCATTAAAGTTTAGTATAGTTAAAATTGTGTCATCACAAAAAAACAacacttttataatttaataataataaaataataactattaattttttttaataagttattaataataataaatttatcacaattgATGGActttgtttaataataataatccatAAGTAAAAAATAGATAAGTTGTTTCAGAATGTCTTGACATAGTGGAGGTCCCTGCTTATCTTGGGGCTGCGGTAGAAATTGGCCACAAAAATCAAACCCACGTGTTCAGTGTTTCATACTACGTCTACGGCTTCACAACTATTGCTTGTATTTGTCTTTGaattattaatcaattattataaaaatataatttctgtacaaaaaattatatagttttttattaaatatatttatttttaaaaaaaatcagaaatcatactttaaaattaaatataaaaatactctATTTCTTACACTTAATATAAACATTATACATATTAACTAGTCTATTTTTCATAGTTGTTAACTAGTCTTACCATCTACTTTTTTTATCACTTAAAAAACAATACTcaattattcaatatttttttacctTACTCAGTTATTCAAATTTGTACGATGCACCATAAATCATTAGGCgttaaaactaaaaagaaataaaataaaaatttcacaacatttattttaataatataaaataataaaatatttataaatataataaaattaaaatttataaaatatctatatctttggataaatttattacataaaaattattgattgaatttgtaatAATCGAATCCAATATATCAatcaaaacataacaaatattatatcaagacaataaacaaaataatattactcGAATGatgaaatcataaataatttatataaaataaaatttatgtagaaataacttattcaaataaaaaaagataaaaaataattttgagttAGGATCGAGACTAAATAATGGCCTTAAAAAATCCCTATATGAGAGATGTAGAAAATATGTATTATATTGTGCTATTTCGAGAAGTCAATCTATGATATGGGTTGGttttaaaatcaacttttgtgtTGAGTAGAAGCAAATATATTGCATAGATTTGCAATTTAAACCTTCTAttgataaaatttgatattattaaattaaatattatattttagatttaaactCGATCTTATAATtgtatatgaatttatttgtcattttactagacaaaaaaaaatatattcaccTATTTAATTAGTTCTTTATATTAAACAACATCAATTAATTAcgtctttttttttcctttcaaatttAACATATTATGTTAGTCTTAATTCTTAACAAGAgactattaaaataaataagttggtctcttattgatatttttttgtcttaaaatataactaaaaattggTCAAAGAAAATTAATGTAGATGATTTAAAATTAGACTAAGTACATTCACTTATTTTGACTCATTTTTGCTTAAGATGAAgcagtaaaaattattttgagataatgATTAAATTGATTGACGTTCttaagattaattaattaagggATGATAATCAGAAATATAGTGATTAGACaaaagataataattattttattaaattagtctTATTAACTATTAGTGTGTTTTGcactattataaaataaagtataattaatattttgaatgttgTATATATAGTAGGAATTGAAGAgtgcaattaaaaaataataataaagttgtcttgaaaataaaaaatgatactattttgattttttatttttactataatgTCATTAATGTTGAAACGGAAGAAGTATATTGGACCAAGTGCAACCATATAAATAGATTGATTATTACATATTCACTCAAAACTTTAAGATATTAGATATATGTGTTCATTGGCTTATATAGTATTCCCCATCCACTTTTCAATCCAATGTGAGACTTTTATTCACATTTGACACCAACAATAAGTGGTGGAGCTTGACTAAAAAGTTTTGGAGTGAtcaacataaaattataatgtataaatcaaatatgcaaataatattatatagtaaaaaaattaagttgtaataaacacaaagtagattatcaaataatttaatcgCATGacttaaaaatacattaaagtaatattttatgctctttaattaacttgaaatcatcaataataaaCTCATAACTGATACTAGCAGCAATTTTCCTTTCAATATAAAATGTCATGCTATATgtcaaaaatgatatttcaattGTGGCAATAGAAACTAGAAAAGTCATGATAAGATGAAGTAGTCTATTAATCAAGTAGAAAGATTGTGTCTTTTCAGTTACAACCAAACATAAGCACAATTCTAGAATAGttgataaattcttcaaatttaaatCTTGGCGAGCATCAACCAAGAAATATTggagttgaaatttcaaaataatattctcTTGCATTTGGAAATccaaagataatatttttcaaatagagtgcaaatattttcaatgttaaaagcTTTACAATTATCTTTAGGATCAAAACACAACTTAGAGTTAACAAATCAATTGTTTGCTCGCTAAATATGTTGTTCAACTCTTGTAATTGTTGTTGTAAGGCTTGACAAAGCATATCAGTTATCCTCATAATGTCTTTCAACAAATGCAagacaaatataaaatcaaacgctttcaaataattatacgCACTATCAACATCCCCACGTGTAGAATAACTTgctctttcttttgtatttttcttaaaacaataCAAGTTGCCTTATACATATTTATCAAGCtacaaatagaagaaaaatatgatCCCAACGAGTATCCCCAACTTGTTTCAAAGTACCAATTTGATTTGCACTTTTACCAGTTACAATCTCATCAATTTCTAGCAAATGTGAAATTTCCTCTAAATGAGCAACTTGCAACTCATCATGACGGTTAGtaagagaaaaaataacatTGACAACAAAAGTCATCTTCTCAAAGAATTTATCAATTGGAACATCTTCTATTGATGCAGTAACAAAGACAAGTTGCAATCGATGAGCAAAACAATGGACATAGTATGCATAACGATAATCCTTCACAAATAGTGCTTGTAAACCGCTTTATTCTCCTTTCATATTACTATCATGATCATACTCTTAACCACGGATGTTAGAAACATCAAAGTTATGCCGAGAAAGTATATCACATActtcttttttaaaagttaaagttgtaatatttttaacatGTGCCACAACAACAAAACTGCTCTGGTATTAAACCAACTTTATCAGCAATCCTAACACTAGAGAAATTTTTCCGTTTTCTAATTCATCACAAGCTTCATCGACAATAatgaaaaatttgaaatcaccAATTTCTTCACAGATACGTTTTCTCACACTACTAGAAAGAATATGCAAACactatttttgaatttgaaGTGAAGTATACTTGTAATTATATGGAGCATTTTCCAACATAACTTTTGCAACTTCATCATTGTAAGATGGCAAGAGTTTTATCAATTGAAGAAATTTTCCATGGTTTCTTGACCCGCTAGTTTCACCATGTCCCCTAAAAGCACAAGCCTGAAGTGTTAACCAACAAACAATGTCAATTGATGCCTTGAGACGTATTtgattcttcaaaaaaaattcttatctTTTCACTTGAAAATCATTCATAATATGTCCATCTTGATTCAACAGGTCTAAACAAGCCTTCATTGTATTTTTGTGTGGTAAGCAAGGATCCACCCATATGTGTTTGAGAAAGGCGAAATGTTTTCCATTTTTGACTTTCTTCCGACCTCTATAACCTGTGCCAATGAAGATATATGACATGAGACGTCCACTTGATCTTTTGCTAAATAGATAACATGATAAACAATATGCAACATATTTAGAAGGTGAATATTCTAGCCATGAAGGAAATATGTTAAACCAAGCATATTGATGTTGAGGTAAGTGATTATGTTTTATAAATGGTAATCTAttaatgattgcacttgagttttattttac
It includes:
- the LOC101502775 gene encoding isoflavone 2'-hydroxylase-like yields the protein MEIFSLLCYSLFYLSIFFIIRLLFQSRRFKNLPPGPPSLPIIGNLHHLKRPLHRTFKELTKKYGDVISLWFGSRLVVVVSSLSEFQQCFTKNDVVLANRPKFISGKYIFYNYTTLGSASYGEHWRNLRRITSLDVLSNHRINNFSGIRKDETQRLIKKLAEDSSSNFAEVELSFRFYDMTFNNIMRMISGKRYYGEDCDMSDLQEASQFRDMVTELLQLSGANNKTDFLPLLRFLDFENLEKKVKNIGEKTDAFLSGLLQEQRNKKERTNTMIDHLLSMQESQPEYYTDQIIKGLVLAMLLAGTDTTALTLEWSMSNLLNHPEVLKKVRDELDTHVGQDRLVDESDLPNLTYIKNVIYETLRLYGPAPLLIPHSTSDDCIIGGYKIPRDTIVLINAWGIQRDPESWSEATTFKPERFNKKGELEKLIAFGMGRRACPGEALALRAISMTLALLVQCFDWKRTSDDKIDMAERDGFALKKLVPLRATCKTRLIVNKVFKESISVEPSSSRVL